Proteins from a single region of Starkeya sp. ORNL1:
- a CDS encoding ABC transporter ATP-binding protein, with product MPEPADGRDQRVAIEARGIVKEFGQGPDALRALDNVSIAIRENEFFTLLGPSGCGKTTLLRMIAGFEYPTEGAILLHGEDIAGLPPFKRPINTVFQSYALFPHLTVRDNIAFGLQMLGRPKAEIDARVAVMLKLVRMEELAQRRTDQISGGQAQRVALARALAPSPKVLLLDEPLSALDYKLRKEMQIELKRMQHETGITFVFVTHDQEEALTMSDRIAVMSKGKVLQVGSPWDIYDKPADRFVADFIGETNFLIAQVARVENGAARVRLASGAEIAATIAEGLQPNGTATIVVRPEHARAVKEGGQISGIVENVVYFGTDTHIHIKLDDGDTFTVRQQNSRTQSCGFQVGDRAGIEIAADAAQVLRD from the coding sequence ATGCCGGAGCCTGCCGACGGACGGGATCAGCGCGTCGCGATCGAGGCTAGGGGCATCGTCAAGGAATTCGGTCAGGGACCGGATGCGCTCCGCGCTCTCGACAACGTATCCATCGCCATCCGCGAGAATGAATTCTTCACCCTGCTTGGCCCCTCGGGCTGCGGCAAGACCACGCTGCTCAGGATGATCGCCGGGTTCGAATACCCGACCGAAGGCGCGATCCTGCTGCACGGCGAGGATATTGCCGGACTGCCGCCCTTCAAGCGGCCGATCAACACCGTCTTCCAGAGCTACGCGCTGTTCCCGCATCTGACGGTGCGAGACAACATCGCGTTCGGCCTGCAGATGCTCGGGCGGCCGAAGGCCGAAATCGACGCCCGCGTCGCCGTCATGCTGAAGCTGGTGCGGATGGAGGAACTCGCCCAGCGCCGCACCGACCAGATCTCCGGCGGCCAGGCGCAGCGCGTGGCGCTTGCCCGCGCTTTGGCGCCGAGCCCCAAGGTGCTGCTGCTCGACGAGCCGCTCTCGGCGCTGGACTACAAGCTGCGCAAGGAAATGCAGATCGAGCTGAAGCGCATGCAGCACGAGACCGGCATCACTTTCGTCTTCGTCACGCACGACCAGGAAGAGGCGCTGACGATGTCCGACCGCATCGCGGTGATGTCCAAAGGCAAGGTGCTGCAGGTCGGTTCGCCGTGGGACATCTACGACAAGCCGGCGGATCGCTTCGTTGCTGATTTCATCGGCGAGACCAACTTCCTGATCGCGCAGGTTGCGCGGGTGGAGAATGGCGCGGCGCGGGTGCGCCTGGCATCGGGCGCCGAGATCGCCGCGACCATCGCGGAAGGGCTGCAACCGAACGGCACGGCCACCATCGTCGTCAGGCCGGAGCATGCACGCGCCGTCAAGGAGGGCGGCCAGATCTCCGGCATCGTGGAGAACGTGGTCTATTTCGGCACCGACACGCACATCCACATCAAGCTCGATGACGGCGACACCTTCACGGTGCGCCAGCAGAACTCCCGCACCCAGTCCTGCGGCTTCCAGGTCGGCGACCGTGCCGGTATCGAGATCGCCGCGGACGCCGCGCAAGTGCTGCGGGACTGA
- a CDS encoding ABC transporter permease, with product MASAQEIARKGEGDRIRGRWLLSAPALIIIFVAAVGPLFVMLAYSFMAKGDYGDVKFGQFSLDGWFSVFFQRDIFDDTFSLADAHLSIFWRSLRLSIITTVLTLLLGFPTAYFIATRPRHTREVWVFLVTIPFWTNLLIRTFAIQQIIRNEGIVNTLLRAAGIIDQPLQIMYTDWAILFGMVYVYLPLMVLPLYASMEKLDFRLIEAAYDLYAGRFSVLWRIIIPLVKPGIIAGSILVFIPSLGAYVTPRVLGGGKNMMLGNLIELQFGAGRNWPLGAAISITLMAVVMVALLVYVRNASRSGAQHG from the coding sequence ATGGCGAGCGCGCAGGAGATCGCACGGAAGGGCGAGGGCGACAGGATCCGCGGGCGCTGGCTGCTCTCCGCGCCGGCGCTGATCATCATCTTCGTCGCCGCGGTTGGCCCGCTGTTCGTGATGCTCGCCTATTCCTTCATGGCGAAGGGCGACTATGGCGATGTGAAGTTCGGTCAGTTTTCGCTCGACGGCTGGTTCTCGGTGTTCTTCCAGCGCGACATCTTCGACGATACGTTTTCTCTGGCGGATGCGCACCTCTCGATTTTCTGGCGCTCGCTGCGGCTGTCCATCATCACCACGGTGCTGACGCTGCTGCTCGGCTTTCCCACCGCCTACTTCATCGCCACCCGGCCGCGGCACACCCGCGAGGTCTGGGTGTTCCTGGTGACCATCCCGTTCTGGACCAACCTGCTCATCCGCACCTTCGCGATCCAGCAGATCATCCGCAACGAGGGCATCGTCAACACGCTGCTGCGCGCCGCCGGCATCATCGATCAGCCCTTGCAGATCATGTACACCGACTGGGCCATCCTGTTCGGAATGGTCTATGTGTACCTGCCGCTGATGGTGCTGCCGCTCTATGCCAGCATGGAAAAGCTGGACTTCCGGCTTATCGAGGCGGCGTACGATCTCTATGCCGGCCGGTTCAGCGTGCTGTGGCGCATCATCATCCCGCTGGTGAAGCCGGGCATCATCGCCGGCTCGATCCTGGTCTTCATCCCCTCGCTCGGCGCCTATGTCACGCCGCGCGTGCTGGGCGGCGGCAAGAACATGATGCTCGGCAACCTGATCGAACTGCAGTTCGGCGCCGGGCGCAACTGGCCGCTGGGTGCGGCGATCTCCATCACCCTGATGGCGGTGGTGATGGTCGCCTTGCTGGTCTATGTGCGCAACGCCTCACGTTCCGGGGCGCAGCATGGCTAG
- a CDS encoding ABC transporter permease, whose amino-acid sequence MARGRFDVRTQPGFAAVALFTFAVLYLPMATLVAYAFNASDSVTSWGGVSLRWFVEVSRNEAVRDAAGRSLIIAMVAATTATVVATMAAIATTRTAPYRGLAFKYAFINQPLMVPEIVTAVALLIVFSRFKVLTGYSGLGYLMLAHTAFCIPFAYLPIRARLEGMDGTLERAAADLYATPWMVFRRVTLPLLRPGIIAGFMLAFVISLDDVVITEFVKSGGQDTLPTYMLGQIRRAVSPEVNAIATAFLAISVLLVTAFFFINRRKT is encoded by the coding sequence ATGGCTAGAGGGCGGTTCGACGTTCGCACGCAGCCGGGTTTCGCCGCGGTCGCGCTCTTCACCTTCGCCGTCCTCTATCTGCCGATGGCGACGCTTGTCGCCTACGCCTTCAACGCTAGCGACTCGGTCACGTCGTGGGGTGGCGTGTCGCTGCGCTGGTTCGTCGAGGTTTCGAGGAACGAGGCGGTGCGGGACGCCGCCGGGCGCTCGCTCATCATCGCGATGGTTGCCGCCACCACTGCCACGGTCGTCGCGACCATGGCGGCGATCGCGACGACGCGCACTGCCCCCTATCGCGGTCTCGCCTTCAAATATGCCTTCATCAACCAGCCGCTGATGGTGCCGGAGATCGTGACGGCGGTGGCGCTGCTGATCGTGTTCTCGCGCTTCAAGGTGCTGACCGGCTATTCCGGGCTCGGCTATCTGATGCTGGCGCATACGGCGTTCTGCATCCCGTTCGCCTATCTGCCGATACGTGCGCGGCTCGAGGGCATGGATGGCACGCTCGAGCGTGCCGCCGCCGATCTCTATGCCACGCCCTGGATGGTGTTCCGACGGGTGACGCTGCCGCTGCTCAGGCCGGGCATCATCGCCGGGTTCATGCTGGCTTTCGTCATTTCGCTGGATGACGTCGTCATCACCGAATTCGTCAAGTCGGGCGGGCAGGACACCTTGCCGACCTACATGCTCGGACAGATCCGTCGCGCGGTGAGCCCCGAGGTCAACGCGATCGCGACGGCATTCCTGGCGATTTCGGTCCTGCTCGTCACCGCATTCTTCTTCATAAATCGCCGGAAGACCTAA
- a CDS encoding extracellular solute-binding protein → MNWKMTVASAAFAILGFAGSAAAEGALNIYNWGDYTSPELIKKFEAKYNVKVTVTDYDSNDTALAKVRAGGHGFDIVVPSANYVPIWVKEGLLLEARPDQMENFKNVDPRWVDVAWDKGRHYTIPWQWGLSGVGVNKKVYGGDINTSAIFLDPPKELVGKINVEPEMNDVLFAAIKYFGGDWCTADKDLLKKVRDKLVEAKPKWLAMDYSVTEKLPSGDYAAVYYWNGAVMRARLKNSDIAFGYPKEGFPFFMDSVAILKDAKNVENAKLFMNFIMEPENAALISAFAKYANGIKGSEKFMPENMKDAPELVVPAQFEKAGEFLTACPPEVSQLYARIWTEVNR, encoded by the coding sequence ATGAACTGGAAGATGACGGTCGCATCCGCGGCATTCGCGATCCTGGGGTTCGCCGGCAGCGCGGCGGCCGAAGGCGCGCTCAACATCTACAATTGGGGTGACTACACCAGCCCCGAGCTGATCAAGAAGTTCGAGGCGAAGTACAACGTCAAGGTCACGGTGACCGACTACGATTCCAACGATACCGCGCTCGCCAAGGTGCGCGCCGGCGGCCACGGCTTCGACATCGTCGTGCCGTCCGCCAACTACGTGCCGATCTGGGTGAAGGAAGGCCTGCTGCTCGAGGCCCGGCCCGACCAGATGGAGAATTTCAAGAATGTCGACCCGCGCTGGGTCGACGTGGCCTGGGACAAGGGGCGCCACTACACGATCCCGTGGCAGTGGGGCCTGTCCGGCGTCGGCGTCAACAAGAAGGTCTATGGCGGCGACATCAACACTTCGGCGATCTTCCTCGACCCGCCGAAGGAGTTGGTCGGCAAGATCAATGTCGAGCCGGAGATGAACGACGTGCTGTTCGCCGCCATCAAGTACTTCGGCGGCGACTGGTGTACGGCGGATAAGGACCTTTTGAAGAAGGTTCGGGACAAGCTGGTCGAGGCGAAGCCGAAATGGCTCGCCATGGACTATAGCGTCACCGAGAAGCTGCCGTCCGGCGACTATGCGGCGGTCTATTACTGGAACGGCGCAGTGATGCGCGCGCGGCTGAAGAACTCGGACATCGCTTTCGGCTATCCGAAGGAAGGCTTCCCGTTCTTCATGGACAGCGTTGCCATCCTCAAGGACGCCAAGAACGTCGAGAACGCGAAGCTGTTCATGAACTTCATCATGGAGCCGGAGAATGCGGCGCTGATTTCGGCGTTCGCCAAATATGCCAACGGCATCAAGGGCTCCGAGAAATTCATGCCGGAGAACATGAAGGACGCGCCTGAACTCGTCGTCCCGGCGCAGTTCGAGAAGGCCGGCGAGTTCCTGACTGCCTGCCCGCCCGAGGTCAGCCAGCTCTATGCCCGCATCTGGACCGAGGTGAACAGGTGA
- a CDS encoding amidase family protein, producing the protein MPSDASLTKRSACEIVDLLQRGEVTPLDCLDALEARVASVDGTVNALPTLCFDRARDHARRLMERPLGSRGLLAGLPVPIKDLTEVAGVRTTYGSPIFADNVPEVSDLFVRTLEAEGGLVYAKSNTPEFGAGGNTFNEVLGTTRNPWNTHLSAAGSSGGAAAALASGTAWVAQGSDLGGSLRNPASFCGIVGMRPSPGRVANLPGARIDQHLAVEGPMARSVEDTALLLDAMTGESPLDPVSLPRTESFLTAARSGWRPKRVAFSADLGITPVDPEVAAICRAAAARFAEVGAIVEEAHPDLSEAHDSFQVLRGLGFAAGYAGLLKEHRDKMKPEVVWNIEKGLGFSMSDIVRAENNRAAMFRRMNAFFETYDLLVCPATIVAAYPVEERYVKECAGHTFSNYVEWLAIAYAITLTTAPALSLPCGFTADGRPVGLQIVARPRGDAFVLAGARALESVLNLRPATPIDPRTP; encoded by the coding sequence ATGCCCAGTGATGCCAGCCTGACGAAGCGGTCGGCCTGCGAAATCGTCGATCTGCTCCAGCGGGGCGAGGTCACGCCGCTCGATTGCCTCGATGCGCTTGAGGCTCGCGTTGCGAGCGTCGACGGCACGGTCAACGCGCTGCCCACCCTCTGCTTCGATCGTGCCCGCGACCATGCCCGGCGATTGATGGAACGCCCGCTTGGCAGCCGCGGATTGCTGGCCGGCCTGCCGGTGCCGATCAAGGACCTGACGGAGGTGGCGGGCGTGCGCACCACCTATGGCTCGCCCATCTTCGCCGACAACGTTCCCGAGGTGTCCGACCTGTTCGTGCGGACGCTGGAGGCGGAAGGCGGGCTCGTCTATGCCAAGTCGAACACCCCCGAATTTGGTGCGGGCGGCAACACCTTCAATGAGGTGCTGGGCACCACGCGAAACCCGTGGAACACGCACTTGTCCGCCGCGGGCTCATCCGGCGGGGCGGCAGCGGCGCTGGCGAGCGGCACCGCCTGGGTGGCGCAAGGCTCGGACCTCGGCGGCAGCCTGCGCAATCCCGCGAGCTTCTGCGGCATTGTGGGGATGCGGCCAAGCCCCGGCCGCGTCGCCAACCTGCCCGGAGCCCGCATCGATCAGCATCTGGCGGTCGAGGGGCCAATGGCGCGCTCGGTCGAGGATACCGCCCTGCTGCTCGACGCCATGACCGGCGAAAGTCCGCTGGATCCGGTCTCGCTGCCGAGGACCGAGAGCTTCCTCACCGCGGCGCGCTCCGGCTGGCGGCCGAAGCGCGTGGCCTTCTCGGCCGATCTCGGCATCACCCCGGTCGATCCCGAAGTGGCCGCGATCTGCCGCGCCGCAGCGGCTCGATTTGCCGAGGTCGGCGCCATCGTGGAGGAAGCGCATCCCGACCTCTCCGAGGCCCACGACAGCTTCCAGGTGCTGCGCGGCCTGGGCTTCGCGGCCGGCTATGCAGGGCTGCTGAAGGAGCATCGGGACAAGATGAAGCCGGAGGTTGTCTGGAACATCGAGAAGGGCCTCGGTTTTTCCATGTCGGACATTGTCCGCGCCGAGAACAACCGCGCCGCGATGTTCCGCAGAATGAATGCCTTCTTCGAAACCTATGATCTGCTGGTGTGCCCGGCCACGATCGTCGCCGCCTATCCGGTGGAAGAGCGTTACGTGAAAGAGTGCGCGGGCCACACTTTCTCGAACTATGTCGAATGGCTGGCGATCGCCTATGCGATCACGCTCACGACGGCACCGGCACTCAGCCTGCCCTGCGGCTTCACTGCCGACGGGCGCCCGGTCGGCCTGCAGATCGTCGCCCGGCCGCGCGGCGACGCATTCGTGCTTGCGGGCGCACGTGCGCTCGAGTCCGTATTGAACCTGCGTCCCGCCACGCCGATCGATCCGCGCACGCCATAA
- a CDS encoding tetratricopeptide repeat protein, with amino-acid sequence MRGLRRLTGAMGVAGLLAVASTAYAVDTPPSDELPDLSPIRALIYSGDYAKAAAELEQLATKVRHADVFNLLGFSLRNIGRYDEADKWYREALYYDPAHRQAIEYQGELYLTTGRLDKAQENIEALKIFCLPAGCPELTKLEAAYRAAAHAKASGASSTTIK; translated from the coding sequence ATGCGGGGGCTGCGCCGCCTCACAGGGGCGATGGGTGTCGCTGGCCTGCTCGCGGTGGCCTCAACGGCATACGCCGTCGACACCCCGCCTTCCGATGAACTGCCGGACCTCTCGCCGATACGCGCGCTGATCTATTCCGGCGACTATGCCAAGGCGGCAGCGGAACTGGAGCAGTTGGCAACGAAGGTCCGCCATGCCGACGTGTTCAATTTGCTCGGCTTCAGCCTGCGCAATATCGGGCGCTATGACGAGGCCGACAAATGGTACCGCGAAGCGCTCTATTACGATCCGGCGCACCGCCAGGCCATCGAGTATCAGGGCGAGCTGTATCTGACGACGGGCCGGCTCGACAAAGCGCAGGAGAATATCGAGGCGCTCAAGATATTCTGCCTGCCGGCCGGCTGCCCCGAGCTCACCAAGCTGGAAGCGGCCTATCGTGCCGCCGCGCACGCCAAGGCATCGGGCGCTTCAAGCACCACGATAAAATAG
- a CDS encoding ABC transporter ATP-binding protein, whose product MTTRGTLEITDVGKYYDVDGQRLKVLEHINLRVGAGEFVTIVGPSGCGKSTILRLVVGLDGDYSGQISLDGRPIHGTSLDRGIVFQDHRLLPWLTLEENIGLSLENSGWSSAEKRKTIRDHIELVGLRGFEKVYPYQLSGGMAQRAAIARGLVNRPEILLLDEPLGALDALTRLRLQEELLRIWRVEKTTMILVTHDVDEAIYLSDRILVMNANPGRIVEEIAVDLPLPRDRAGPEFARIKRQILERMGEYAPRAEAA is encoded by the coding sequence ATGACAACGCGCGGCACCCTGGAGATCACCGATGTCGGCAAGTATTACGATGTCGACGGGCAACGGCTGAAGGTGCTCGAACACATCAACCTGCGGGTCGGCGCCGGCGAGTTCGTCACCATCGTAGGTCCGAGCGGCTGCGGCAAGTCGACCATACTGCGTCTCGTCGTCGGGCTGGACGGCGACTATTCCGGCCAGATCAGCCTCGACGGTCGCCCCATCCATGGCACCAGCCTCGACCGCGGCATCGTGTTCCAGGATCATCGGCTGCTGCCCTGGCTGACGCTCGAGGAGAACATTGGCCTCAGCCTGGAGAATTCAGGCTGGAGCAGCGCCGAGAAGAGGAAGACCATTCGCGACCATATCGAGCTGGTCGGCCTGCGCGGCTTCGAGAAGGTCTATCCGTATCAATTGTCCGGCGGCATGGCGCAGCGCGCCGCCATCGCGCGCGGCCTCGTCAACCGTCCCGAGATATTGCTGCTCGACGAGCCGCTCGGGGCGCTGGACGCGCTGACCCGCCTGCGCCTGCAGGAAGAACTGCTGCGCATATGGCGGGTCGAGAAGACCACGATGATCCTCGTCACCCATGACGTGGACGAGGCCATTTATCTGAGCGACCGCATCCTCGTCATGAACGCCAATCCGGGGCGCATCGTCGAGGAGATCGCGGTCGACCTGCCCTTGCCGCGCGACCGCGCCGGCCCGGAGTTCGCGCGCATCAAGCGGCAGATACTGGAGCGCATGGGCGAGTACGCGCCCCGCGCCGAGGCGGCGTGA
- a CDS encoding ABC transporter substrate-binding protein, with protein sequence MTIAVAPTIETGARPLVRELLYTICPVLVASNVALELGWIHDELAKVAARPLYLRSQASDVPWPAHYNHASDRLIRDGGNSPAIWSKADLRPTVLIGLTQAQPAGKIIVRADDDIYRVADLKGRHIGLYKSQRNEKIDHRRATSEHGILAALAVHGLTRSDVQIVDVEDADSHAEVPAETPAGIWAQRRASATSTEGVRSAEARALADGRIDALYDYSIGVAKHLEATGRFKVIEDLDRYPDWTLRIANAPRTISVSKEFAEANRDVIVAFLRAAIRAGRWINANPDAAADIFYRTTIYADRDEIARALRGYDLVPNLSAQNLAGLAIEKKFLLDHKYIANDFDVSEWADASYLEEALAGA encoded by the coding sequence ATGACGATTGCCGTCGCCCCCACCATCGAGACCGGTGCACGTCCCCTGGTCCGCGAATTGCTCTACACCATCTGCCCGGTCCTGGTGGCCTCGAACGTCGCGCTCGAACTCGGCTGGATCCATGACGAACTGGCCAAGGTCGCCGCCAGGCCGCTCTATCTGCGCTCGCAGGCTTCCGATGTGCCGTGGCCGGCGCACTACAACCACGCCTCGGACAGGCTGATCCGCGACGGCGGCAACAGCCCCGCGATCTGGTCGAAGGCTGATCTCAGGCCGACCGTACTGATCGGTCTCACCCAGGCGCAGCCGGCCGGCAAGATCATCGTGCGCGCCGACGACGATATCTATCGGGTGGCGGACCTGAAGGGCCGCCACATCGGGCTCTACAAGAGCCAGCGCAACGAGAAGATCGACCACCGCCGCGCCACCTCCGAGCACGGCATCCTCGCCGCGCTCGCGGTGCACGGGCTCACGCGGTCCGACGTCCAGATCGTGGATGTCGAGGACGCCGATTCGCATGCGGAAGTCCCGGCCGAGACGCCGGCGGGCATCTGGGCACAGCGCCGCGCGTCCGCGACCTCGACCGAGGGCGTGCGCAGCGCCGAGGCCCGCGCGCTTGCCGATGGCCGGATCGACGCGCTGTACGACTATTCGATCGGCGTCGCCAAGCATCTGGAGGCCACCGGCCGTTTCAAGGTGATCGAGGATCTCGACCGCTATCCCGACTGGACGCTCCGCATCGCCAATGCGCCGCGCACCATCTCGGTCAGCAAGGAATTCGCGGAAGCGAACCGCGACGTGATCGTCGCGTTTCTGCGCGCCGCGATCCGCGCCGGACGCTGGATCAACGCCAATCCGGACGCGGCGGCGGATATCTTCTACCGCACCACAATCTATGCCGACCGCGACGAGATCGCCAGGGCGCTGCGCGGCTACGATCTCGTGCCGAACCTCTCGGCACAGAACCTCGCCGGCCTCGCCATCGAGAAGAAGTTCCTGCTCGACCACAAGTACATCGCCAATGACTTCGACGTCAGCGAATGGGCGGACGCCTCCTATCTGGAAGAAGCCCTGGCGGGCGCCTGA
- a CDS encoding ABC transporter permease has translation MTDVINVNIVAGASYAGRAAAARRRPARRGSSRIYIGAILPLSLLALWSLASYLQWVPAIFLPSPIATAKAFYAMVTRQQLHVDFLRSISIVSQAFMYGSIAAVVLGIAAGLSNNVERFFSPTFDSIRHIPGVAWLPLIVLWLGLGAPAQILVIGKSVFFPVFLNTLQGIRNVEKSHVELANVLTLNRVQLVRRVILPSAVPSIMVSLRYAAGVAWALVVTAEGLSGQEGLGYLIFRAQSLLITDQLIVCMVIIGLVGFAIDRLMFLLQRYVLRWKQGYEG, from the coding sequence ATGACCGACGTCATCAATGTCAATATAGTTGCCGGCGCTTCTTATGCGGGGCGAGCCGCCGCCGCGCGGCGGCGACCGGCCAGGCGCGGTTCCTCCCGGATCTATATCGGGGCGATCCTGCCGCTTTCCTTACTGGCGCTGTGGTCCCTCGCCTCTTATCTCCAATGGGTTCCCGCGATCTTCCTGCCGTCGCCGATCGCCACGGCAAAAGCTTTCTACGCCATGGTGACGCGCCAGCAACTGCATGTCGATTTCCTGCGCAGCATCTCCATCGTCAGCCAGGCTTTCATGTATGGTTCCATTGCTGCGGTGGTGCTCGGGATCGCGGCGGGACTGTCGAACAATGTCGAGCGTTTCTTCAGCCCGACCTTCGACAGCATCCGCCATATTCCGGGCGTCGCCTGGCTGCCGCTGATCGTGCTGTGGCTCGGCCTCGGCGCGCCGGCGCAGATCCTCGTCATCGGCAAGTCGGTGTTCTTCCCGGTGTTCCTCAACACCTTGCAGGGCATCCGCAATGTCGAGAAGAGCCATGTCGAGCTCGCCAATGTGCTGACCCTGAACCGCGTGCAATTGGTGCGGCGGGTCATCCTGCCGAGCGCCGTGCCCAGCATCATGGTCAGCCTGCGCTATGCCGCCGGCGTCGCCTGGGCGCTGGTGGTCACCGCCGAGGGCCTGAGCGGCCAGGAAGGCCTCGGCTACCTCATCTTCCGCGCCCAGAGCCTGCTCATCACCGATCAGCTGATCGTCTGCATGGTCATCATCGGCCTGGTCGGCTTCGCCATCGACCGCCTGATGTTCCTGCTGCAGCGCTACGTCCTGCGCTGGAAGCAGGGCTATGAGGGCTGA
- a CDS encoding ABC transporter substrate-binding protein: MKSWLWSSARLDVRKIALGAAALALVAGTASSAIAAEPLTFINLQHNPWTVVAKEKGIFKEEFDKVGIKEVNLIASGAAELSGAESAGLNRGSIAIAQRMLYPATAHRANGLDAVVVWVSEASNKYRTPLLARAENTEINSIADMEGKIYGSNRVGCSYTSVYEAFDAAGLPLDTKQRTGKIRYKGVENNGARNAALLSGAVDGLATHIGNNSGAALYLSGKVKIVGRTVENGVYENGAGRVSFFAMRDFAESYPDAVKAFLISYRRATAWIQANVDEASEIISKGTRVPIEIARFQIVDPSGYEFIAGDENADSVRKAIHDFQDWYIAHGDDVFTDRKLDDRQIAEFVDGKFFRGGKYSIYQ, from the coding sequence GTGAAGAGCTGGCTGTGGTCGAGCGCTCGGCTCGACGTTCGCAAGATCGCATTGGGCGCGGCAGCGCTCGCGCTGGTGGCGGGCACCGCTTCGTCGGCTATCGCCGCGGAGCCGCTGACCTTCATCAATCTCCAGCACAATCCCTGGACCGTCGTCGCCAAGGAAAAGGGGATCTTCAAGGAAGAGTTCGACAAGGTCGGCATCAAGGAAGTCAATTTGATCGCCAGCGGCGCCGCCGAACTTTCGGGCGCAGAATCCGCCGGCCTAAATCGCGGCTCGATCGCCATCGCGCAGCGCATGCTCTATCCGGCGACGGCGCACCGCGCCAATGGGCTCGATGCCGTAGTGGTCTGGGTTTCCGAGGCGTCGAACAAGTATCGCACGCCGCTGCTGGCGCGCGCCGAGAATACCGAGATCAACTCCATTGCCGACATGGAGGGCAAGATCTATGGCAGCAACCGGGTCGGCTGCTCCTACACCTCGGTGTACGAGGCCTTCGACGCCGCTGGCCTGCCGCTGGACACCAAGCAACGCACCGGCAAGATCCGCTACAAGGGCGTCGAGAACAATGGCGCGCGCAACGCCGCGCTGCTGAGTGGCGCGGTCGACGGCCTCGCCACCCATATCGGCAATAATTCCGGTGCCGCGCTCTATCTCTCCGGCAAGGTCAAGATCGTCGGCCGCACCGTGGAGAACGGCGTCTACGAGAATGGCGCCGGCCGTGTCTCGTTCTTCGCCATGCGCGACTTCGCCGAGAGCTATCCGGATGCGGTCAAGGCCTTCCTGATCTCCTATCGCCGCGCCACCGCGTGGATCCAGGCGAATGTCGATGAAGCCTCCGAGATCATCTCGAAGGGCACGCGCGTGCCGATCGAGATCGCCCGATTCCAGATCGTCGATCCCTCGGGCTACGAGTTCATCGCCGGCGACGAGAACGCGGACTCCGTCCGCAAGGCGATCCACGATTTCCAGGACTGGTACATCGCCCACGGCGACGACGTCTTCACCGACCGCAAGCTCGACGACCGGCAGATCGCCGAGTTCGTCGACGGCAAGTTCTTCCGCGGCGGCAAATATTCGATCTACCAATAA
- a CDS encoding Lrp/AsnC family transcriptional regulator — translation MDKTDQKILRILQADASKPIAEIARLVNLSQTPCWNRIRRMENEGIIKGRVALVDPRKVGLGLTAFVAVEAVSHSREWTVSFRRLIQSMPEVMESYRMAGDIDYLLRVVVPDMEAYDNFYNRLIEGAAPKNVTSRFSMEVLSARTVLPF, via the coding sequence ATGGACAAGACGGATCAGAAAATCCTGCGCATCCTGCAGGCCGACGCCTCCAAGCCGATCGCCGAGATCGCGCGGCTGGTGAACCTGTCGCAGACGCCGTGCTGGAACCGGATCCGGCGCATGGAGAATGAGGGCATCATCAAGGGGCGGGTGGCGCTGGTCGATCCGCGAAAGGTCGGCCTCGGCCTCACCGCCTTCGTCGCCGTCGAGGCCGTCAGCCACAGCCGGGAATGGACTGTGAGCTTCCGCAGGCTCATCCAGTCCATGCCGGAGGTGATGGAATCCTACCGCATGGCCGGCGACATCGACTATCTGCTTCGCGTCGTCGTCCCCGACATGGAGGCCTACGACAATTTCTACAACCGGCTCATCGAAGGCGCCGCGCCGAAGAACGTGACCTCGCGCTTCTCCATGGAAGTGCTGTCCGCGCGCACCGTGCTGCCGTTCTGA